A region of the Streptomyces sp. NBC_00442 genome:
CTTGCCCCAGCCGAACGTCACCGAGCCCTGCGCCCAGCGGAACGCGTTGATCATCACGCGGTCGGTGGCGGCGGAGTCGCAGGAGACGTTGTCCTCCGTGGTGTCGAGGCCCGACTTGGCGCACCACACGCCGGTGGTCCCGGGGCTGGCCAGAGTGATCACGAAGTCCGGCTTGCCCGACGAGACCCGCTCGAAGGTCATCGCCCCGCCGTGCGCCCAGCTCCGGTCGTCGTTGAGCGTCTTCTGCACGGCCTCGGCGAACAGATCGCCGTCCAGGCCGAGGCCCTTCTCCAGGTCGACCCGGTAGCGGTACTTGTGCCCCTTGCCGGGCGCGGCGGCCGCGCCCGGCACCGTCTCGAAGTCGCCGGAGCCCTTGAGCTTGGCGTCGAGCGGGAACTGCTGGGCCATCTTCTGGTCGTACGTCAGGACCGCGGGGGCGATCTGCGGGGTGGAGCGCCCGCTGCCCCGCGACGCGGAACCGTCCTCGTCCCGCGCCTTGTCGGCCGCCGATTTGCCGGCGGCGTCGTGCTTGGCGCCGTCCGATGTGACCTGTCCGGCGACGACGACCGCGAGCACGGTCGTCACCGCGGCGGCCGCGATCCCGGTGAACGTCCGCCCCTTGGAGGCCTTGGAGGCCTTGGGACTCCGAGAACCCTTGGGGTCCTTGAGGTCCTTGGGGTCCTTGGGGTCCTTGGGGTCCTTCGGGTCCTTGGGGTCCCGGGAACCTTTGGGGCCCTTGGGGTCCTTCGCCTTCTTGTTCTTGTTCGTGCTGTTCGTTGCGTCGGGGCCGGTCGTCCCGTCGCGCAGCGGCACGGGGACCGTGTGCGAGGTCGCCGTGGACCGGGTGTCGGGCCCGTCGAAGGCCTCGGTGTAGGAGCGGCGCGGGCCCGGGATGCGCGGGGCGCCGCCGTCGCGCGGGGCGCGCTCGGCCGGCCGCGGCCTGCCCTGCCGGTCGCCGTAACGGGCCGGGCCGTCCTCGTGGTGCTGGGGATGGCCGCCGCGCACTCGCGGGGTGCCGGAGGCCGGGGTGCCCGCGGACTCGTGGTGTCCTCCGTGGGCGGCGTCCCTGCCCTGCCGTCTGCGCCGGCCGCTGCCGGAGGCGACGGTCGGCTCGGCCTCGGGGGCCGGGGGCGCCTGGGGTATCGGCGCCGCGTCGCCGGATTCCTCGGGTCGGCTGTGTCGTCCCACGCCCCGGATCAGCTCCTGTTTCCTCGGTCGTCGCGGCGTCCGCCGCCGCTGTTGTCGTCGATCAGCTCCCGCACGGCCCGTGCGACCGCCTCGGGGTACTCCATCATCGCCACGTGCCCGGCGTCGGGCAGGGTCAGCAGCCGCGAGTCACGGAAGGCGGCCGCCGCGCGGCGCGCCATCCGGTACGAGACGAGCTGGTCACGCGCCCCGTACACGAGCAGCGTCGGCGCGAGCACCCGCTCCGCCTGCCGCCACAGGCCGTGCTGGCCGCCCAGGGTGTACGCGTCCACGATGCCACGGGCCGAGCGCGCCATCGCGTCCCAGAAGTACGGCAGTTGGAGGCGCCGCTCCATCTCCCTGACGGCCGCGTCGAACCCCTCGGGGCTCACCCTGCCCGGGTCGCCGTAACAGAGGGCCAGCACCCCGCGGGTGCGGTCCTCGGCGGTCCAGTCCCGGCTCAGCTTCGCGAACAGGGAGGCCACTCCGGGCAGCGCCACCAGAACCGTCGGCCAGGCGGTGCGCTGGACGCGGAGCTCCGGCAGCGCGGGCGAGACGAGCGTCAGGGTGCGCACCAGGTCGGGCCGGACGGCCGCGACGCGGGTGGAGACGGCGCCGCCGAGCGAGTTGCCGATCAGATGGACGGGCCCGCGGCCGGAGGATTCGAGCAGACGGATCACGGTGCGGGCATGGGCGGAGAGCGAGTAGTCACCGTTGTCCGGCGGCGGGGAGTCCCCGAAGCCGGGCAGATCCACGGCCTCGCCGTCGAGCCGGTCCGCGAGCAGCGGCATCAGCGCCGACCAGTTCTGCGAGGAGCCGCCGAGCCCGTGGACGTACAGCGCGGGTTCGCGGCCGGCGCCGGTGCCGGGCCGTGAGCGGACGGTCAGCGTGAGGCCGGACAGGCTCACGGAGCGCAGCTCCTCGCCCTCGGCGACCCCGACCGCGCTCACCCGTGGCGCCAGGGCGGCAGCGGCGGGGGTTTCCGGCAGCTCGGTCGAAGACATGCGGGCAATGTTACGAGACGATCACACCGTGGTTCGTGTGTTCGCGGTCACAAGCCGTATAGCGATGCGTCCGGGGAACTCCTAGGCTCGTAAGGAAGCCCCCGAATCACTCGAAGTGGACGAAAAGGGAGCAGTCATGTCCGTCGATCCCAGCGATCCGGAAACCTTCCGGGAAGAAGCCGACGACACCGCGGAGCTCTCCGAGGAGACTCCGGAGGCGGACGCCGCCGAGCAGCACACGGACGTACGGCAGAGCCACGACGACCCGCCGACCCGCCTCGACGCCGATGCCGCCAATGAGGCGGACGCGGTCGAACAGGCGCGCGTGGTCGCCCTCGACGAGGACGACTACCGGTGATATCGCCGGGTTCCTCCCGTTACCTCCGGCTACCCAGTGCGTCCGGTCCGTGAAATTCTGCGTTCGCACCGCGCACAGCCGGGTTACCCAAAAGTACGATGGCGGCGCGCGTGCATCGCGCAGCAGCAACAACTTTGGGAGGCGGCGTGACAGCCATCGAGCAGACCGAGGCGGCGCGCCCGCGAGGCACGCGCCTGCCGCGCCGGGCCCGCCGCAATCAGCTCCTGGGCGCGGCCCAGGAAGTCTTCGTCGCGCAGGGTTACCACGCGGCCGCCATGGATGACATCGCGGAGCGCGCCGGCGTCTCCAAGCCGGTGCTCTACCAGCACTTCCCGGGCAAGCTGGAGCTGTACCTGGCCCTCCTCGACCAGCACTGCGAGTCGCTGCTCCACGCGGTGCGCACCGCCCTCGCGTCGACCTCGGACAACAAGCTCCGTGTCGCCGCGACGATGGACGCCTACTTCGCGTACGTGGAGGACGAGGGCGGCGCCTTCCGGCTGGTCTTCGAGTCGGACCTGACCAACGAACCGGCCGTGCGCGAGCGCGTGGACCGGGTCAGCCTCCAGTGCGCGGAGGCCATCTCCGACGTCATCGCCGAGGACACCGGCCTCTCCAAGGACGAGTCGATGCTGCTCGCCGTGGGCCTGGGCGGCGTCTCCCAGGTGGTGGCGCGCTACTGGCTCTCCAGCGAGTCGACGATCCCCCGCGACAAGGCGGTCACGCTCCTCACCTCGCTCGCCTGGCGCGGTATCGCGGGCTTCCCGCTGCACGGCACCGAGGGCCACTGAACCGGCCGCGGCGCGATCATTCCTGAAGTGTGTTCGCTCCTGGCGTTCAGGGGCGGGCCATTTCAGGACCCGTCGCCGGGCTAATGTGTGCAGCGTACGGCGCGGCTGACCGCGCACCGCACGAGGTCGGAGGGACATAGCCGTGGAGGTCAAGATCGGCGTGCAGCACGCACCCCGGGAGATCGTTCTGGAGAGCGGGCAGTCCGCCGAAGAGGTCGAGAGCGCGGTTGCCGACGCCCTCGCCGGCAAGGCGCAGCTGCTCAGCCTCGCGGACGACAAGGGCCGCAGGGTCCTGGTGCCTGCCGACAAGATCGCTTACGTGGAGATCGGCGAGCCGGCGGTCCGCCGGGTGGGCTTCGGCGCGCTGTAGTACACACCGGACACCACGGAAGGGGTGCCGTCGGTCGAGGAGACCAGCGGCACCCCTTTCGCATGCGCGCGCGAGGCCACCGGCGCCGCTTCCTCCCGTGGCCTCCTCCGTCGCTCCCCCGTCGCTCCCCGTTGCTCCCCGTTGCTTCCTCCCGGTGAGGGGAGGGTTGCGTTCCGCGAGCGTCGGGTAGGACGGGTGTGACCGGTTCCGCCCTGGCCACCCCTGGGAGGCGACGCACATGCTTCTGGAAGCTCTCGGCTCCGCACTGCTGGGATTCGCACTCGCGTGGGCCGCCGCGGCCCGCCTCGCCCACCGGCTGCCCGACCGCCGCACGGTCCTGGGCGTCGGCCCGCTCGCCGGTCTCTTCGGCGCCTTCCTGACCCACTCCGCGATCGGACCCGGCCACGCGGTGACCACCGTGCTCGGTGCCGTCTTCGTCGCGGCCGTCCTGCTGTCGCTCCTGCTGCGCCCCACGCGCCGCCTGCGCCGCTCGGCGGCGTAGGCGGCCCCGCGGCCCCGCCGGACGAACCGACGGGGCGTCAACGCCCCCTAGGCGGCGAGCCCCAGGGCCGCCATCCGCTTGGTGTGGGCCTTGGTGATCCGCGTGAACATCTCGCCCACCGCCGCGAGGTCGAAGCCCGCGGCCACCCCGTCCACGCCGCCGACCAGCATCGTGGAGAGCGCGTCACGTTCGGCCACCACCCGCTGGGCCTGCGAAAGCGCCTCGCCCATCAGGCGGCGCGCCCACAGCGCGAGCCGGCCGCCGACCCTCGGGTCCGCCTCGATCGCGGCCCGCACCTTCTCCACGGCGAAGTTGCCGTGCCCGGTGTCGTCGAGCACCGCGAGCACCAGGGAGCGGGTGTCGGAGTCCAGGTGGTTGGCGACCTCGCGGTAGAAGTCGCTCGCGATCGAGTCGCCCACGTACGCCTTGACCAGACCCTCCAGCCAGTCCGACGGGGCGGTCTGCTGGTGGAAGTCGTCGAGCGCCTTGGCGAAGGGCTCCATCGCCGCCGTCGGCTCCGCGTCGATCTGCGCGAGACGGTTCCGCAGCCGCTCGAAGTGGAGGAATTCGGCGGAGGCCATCTTCGCCAGCTCCGCCTTGTCCGCGAGGGAGGGGGCCAGCTTCGCGTCGTCGGCGAGCCGCTCGAAGGCGGCGAGCTCGCCGTACGCGAGGGCGCCCAGGAGGTCCACGACCGCCGCCCGGTACTGGGGAAGCGCGGAGGCCGTCGTCCAGTCCTGGGCGGCGATCCCGGTGCGCTCGGGTTCCGGGGTGGTTTCTTCGGCTGCAGTGGCGTTGTCAGACGTCTCCATGAACCGCACAATAGCCCGCCCGGGGCACCCCGTAGGGGCCTACTCGATCACACCCGTCGCACCCGCCTCGCGAATTCTCCCAACACACATGCGCGAATCCGGGGTACAGTGGTAATGCGCCTGCCGAGTATGTCGACGGGCTGCATGAATGAGGATGCCCGGTCGGTTGCTCCGGTCGGCTCCGACCCGACAGCCCTCCACGGGGCACGTTTCCCCACGTGCGACCGAAGAGGGATCCCTCAGCGGCACGAGCGCTTGAGCGACGGCAGTGGTCCCACGCCCCCCGGCATTTCGATCGAATCTGATCCTGTCGGACGACATGGGCACGGTACGACCCGCCGCGTTCGCCTCCGTACCGCGTCTCACAGAAGAGGCAGCACCCTGACTACGTTCCGAGAGCTCGGGATCCTCCCCGAGACCGCCGAAGCCCTTGAAGCCGTCGGCATCGTGTCCCCGTTCCCCATTCAGGAGCTGACGCTCCCCGTCGCGCTCTCCGGGGCCGACATCATCGGCCAGGCCAAGACCGGCACCGGCAAGACGCTCGGCTTCGGCCTCCCGCTCCTGGAGCGCGTGACCGTCCCCGCCGACGTCGAGGCCGGCCGCGCCACCTCCGACCAGCTCACCAACACCCCGCAGGCCCTCGTCGTCGTCCCGACGCGCGAGCTGTGCCAGCAGGTGACCAACGACCTCCTGACCGCCGGCAAGGTGCGCAACGTCCGCGTGCTGGCGATCTACGGCGGCCGGGCGTACGAGCCGCAGGTCGAGGCGCTCAAGAAGGGCGTCGACGTGATCGTCGGCACCCCGGGCCGCCTGCTCGACCTCGCCGGCCAGCGCAAGCTGGACCTCTCCCACGTCAAGGCGCTCGTCCTGGACGAGGCCGACGAGATGCTCGACCTCGGCTTCCTGCCGGACGTCGAGAAGATCATCCAGCACCTGCCGCCGAAGCGTCAGACGATGCTGTTCTCCGCGACCATGCCGGGCGCCGTCATCGGCCTCGCCCGCCGCTACATGTCGCAGCCCACGCACATCCGCGCCACGTCGCCGGACGACGAGGGCACGACCGTCGCCAACACCGAGCAGTTCGTCTACCGCGCCCACTCCATGGACAAGCCGGAGATGGTCGCGCGCATCCTGCAGGCCGAGGGCCGCGGGCTCGCGATGATCTTCTGCCGTACGAAGCGCACCGCCGCCGACATCGCCGAGCAGCTCGCCAAGCGCGGCTTCGCCTCCGGCGCGGTCCACGGCGACCTCGGCCAGGGCGCCCGCGAGCAGGCGCTGCGGGCGTTCCGCAACGGCAAGGTCGACGTGCTGGTCTGCACCGACGTCGCCGCTCGCGGCATCGACGTCGAGGGCGTCACCCACGTCATCAACTACCAGTCGCCCGAGGAGGAGAAGACCTACCTCCACCGCATCGGCCGCACCGGCCGCGCGGGCAAGAAGGGCATCGCGATCACGCTGGTCGACTGGGACGACATCCCCCGCTGGCAGCTGATCAACAAGGCGCTCGACCTGAAGTTCCCGGACCCGCCCGAGACGTACTCGACGTCTCCGCACCTGTTCGAGGAGCTGAAGATCCCGGCGGGCACGAAGGGCGTACTGCCCCGTGGTGCCCGCACTCGCGCCGGGCTCGCCGCCGAAGAGGTCGAGGACCTCGGCGAGACCGGTGGGCGCGGCCGCAAGTCCGCCGCCGCGGCTCCCGTCGTCACCGAGGAGCGCCCGGAGCGTACGCGCACGCCGCGCCAGCGCCGCCGCACCCGGGGAGGCTCGCAGGGCGAGGCCGTCGACACCGCTCCCGCACCCGTCGCGGCTCCGGCCGCCGACGCGGTCGAGACCGTGACCGAGCCGCGCACTCCGCGCCGCCGTCGCCGCACCCGCGTGGGTGCGCCGTCGTCCGCGCCGCAGGCCGCCGCGGCGCCGGTGGCCCAGGCCGCTCCGGTCGCCGTCGCCGAGCCGGTCGTCGCTCAGGCTCAGGCTCAGGTCAAGGCCGAGCCCGCCGCCGTGGCCCCGGTCAAGGCGCAGTCGCGGCGTCGTCCCGCCCCGGTCGCCGAGCCCGCCCCCGCCGCGGCCGAGGCCAAGGCACGCCGTCGCCGGGTACGCAAGGCCGACCCGGCCTCCGAGGTCGGTTTCGTGACGCCGGAGTCCGCGGCGCTCGAACTGGCGAGGGCCGCGAAGGCAGCGACCACCGCCGCGATCACCGTCGTCGCGGAGGCTCCGGCCGCCGTGGCCCCGGCCGTCGAGGCCCAGGCGCCGGTCAAGGCGCGGCGTACGCGGACGAAGAAGGCCGCGGAAGCGGTCGAGGTCGTCGAGGCCGCACCCGAGGCGGTCGCCGTGACCGCGGTCCTGGAGGTCGAGGCGCCGGTCAAGCCGCGGCGCACGCGGACGAAGAAGGCCGCGGAAGCGGTCGAGGTCGTCGAGGCCGCACCCGAGGTGGCCGAGGCGCCGGTCAAGGCGCGCCGCACCCGCGCGAAGAAGACCGCGGAACCCGTTGAGGCCGTCGAGGCCGCACCCGAGGTGGCCGAGGCGCCGGTCAAGGCGCGCCGCACCCGCGCGAAGAAGACCGCGGAACCCGTTGAGGCCGTCGAGGCCGCACCCGAGGCGGCCGAGGCGCCGGCCAAGCCGCGGCGCACTCGTGCCAAGAAGGCCGTGGCGGTGGCCGAGGTCGCACCCGAGGCGGCCGAGGCGCCGGTCAAGGCGCGGCGTACGCGGGCGAAGAAGACCGCGGAGGCCGTCGAGGCGGCGCCGGAGGTTGCCGAGGCGCCGGTCAAGGCGCGGCGCAGTCGGGCGAAGAAGGCCGTCGAGGCCGCCCCCGAGGCGTAACCAGCACTACGCGAAAGGCCCGGCTCCCCTCCAGGGAGCCGGGCCTTTCCCATACCCGCCCCCAGCCTCGGGGGCTGCGCCCCGGACCCCGGGGGGTTTTCCCACCCTCCCGCCCGTGCGGCAACTCCGAAGGTGCGGCTCCCCGGGGCTGCGCCCCGGACCCCCCGAGGGGCTCCGCCCCTCCAACCCCGGCGGGGGCTCCGCCCCCTGCACCCCCGTTCGCGCCTAAAGGGCGCTCGTCCTCAAACGCCGGACAGGCTGAGGACGCCTCCACCGAGCCCCGCAAGGGGCGCGGGGAACCGCGCGAGAAGCAAGCACGGTCCGCACAGGAAAGCGGGGTTAAGGGGCGCGAGGAACTGCGCGACCAGCCGTCCAGAGCCCGCACCCGAAAGCGGGTTCCAAGGGGCGCGGGGAACTGCGCGGGACGCGGGCACGGCTCGCACACGCAGGCGGTTTTTGGGGTGGGGCGCGGGGAGGTCCAGAGCCCGGGACCCCGGGTCACGCGGCGGGGTCGGCGGGACCCCGGGTCACGTGGCGGGGGCCGTGCGTCGGCCGGTCCGCTCGGGGACGCGCAGGTGCCACACCCGGGCCGGGGGAAGGTTGCGCCACACCACGCTCTGCCGCCCCCCGTGCCGTCGGGCGAACTCGTCGATGACCGAGGACACTTCACGATGCCTGGCGGCCTCCGCGCGACCGCTGAGAGCGGTACGCACGACACGCGTACCGAGGTAGGCGAAGAACGTCAGATGCCCGCCCGGGGCCAGCACCGACAGATAGCGGGCCAGGATCGAACGGACCTGCTCCGGCTGGAAGTTGGTGAACGGCAGGCACGAGACGATGACGTCGTACTCCCGGTCGAGCCGCAGCTCGGTGATCGAACCCGGCAGGATCCTGATCCGGTCGGCCGCCGCCGCCATGACCGGGTCGGTTCGCAGTGCGTCGCGCAGGACCCGTACGAAACGCGGATTGATCTCGACGGCGTCCAGCCGGTCCGCGGGCCCGGTGAGCGCGGCCAGCGCCCGGGTCACCGGGCCGGTCCCCGCCCCCACCTCCAGGACCGCCGCCGGGCGCCGCACCATGGCCGAGGGCCACATCGGGGCGGCCAGCCGGTCGGCGAGGCGCCGGCTGCTCGGCGCGACGGCACCGGTGGTACCGAAGGTGCGGGCAGCCTCGCGCAGGAACGCGGGCCGGGTGGCAGGGCAGCGGACGGCCGTCTCGGGGGCGGACGCGGGCTGCGGATTCACGTGCGTCGGATCCATGGCCACGACGCTAGGAAGCGGCGCGAACCGTGCCATCGGCTGTTGTGCGACGGGCGCACCCTACGAAAGTAGGGGGTCACGATCGCCCGAGTGCGGAGGAGGGGGGACACTGTGGATACCTACGCTTCACCCGTGCTGAATGCGGATGCCCGGAGATGGCCGTGGTGGGCGGAGGCCCTGCTGGTCGTGCTGGTCGGCGAGTTGTCGGTGCGGACCGGCGTCGTCGGGGCCGACGGCGACGCCCTCGATCCGCGGGTCGCGGGCGCGGCCTTCGCGAGCCTGTCGCTGCTCCTGCGATACCGGCTCCCCGCCGTCACCGCGGGTGTCACCACCGCCGCGGCCGCCTGGCTCGGGGACCCGCTGCCGCTCCTGATCGCCGTCTTCCACCTCGCCTCGCGGGGACGGACCGCGGTCGCCGCGGTCGCCGCGGTGGCGGCGCTGATCGGCAACCACGTCCTGCAGCCCGGCCACCTCCTGTGGAGCGTGCGCTCCTACGGCCCGGTCATGCCGTTCGGTCTGGCTCTGGCCCTCGGTCTGTGGGCGAACAGCAGACGCCGGCTCGTTGCCGGCCTCACCGTCCGGCTCGATCAGCTACGGGTGGAGCGTGAACTACGCGTGAAACAAGCCAGGTTGCACGAGCGAGCCAGGATCGCGGCCGAGATGCACGACGTCCTCGCCCACCGCCTCAGCCTGCTGGCCCTCTATGCGGGTGCGCTGCGCCGACGCGCCGACGAGCTCCCGGAACCGGTCGCCGAACGCATCGCCCAGCTGCGCACCACCTCCAAGGACGCGCTCGACGACCTGCGCGACGTCCTCGGGGCACTCCGGGACCACACCGACGGCGGCGCCGCCCGGACCCCGGGGCTTCAGGATCTGTCCGAGCTGCTCGACGAGGCCCGCTCGGCGGGGCAGCGGATCGAGGCCGATGTCCGGGGCAGCGCCGAGGGCCTGCCGGCCAGTCACCGGCTCGCCGTGCACCGCCTGGTGCAGGAGTCCCTCACCAACGCCCGCAAGCACGCCCCCGGCGCCCCGGTGCGGGTCACCGTGCGGTACGGGCCGCCGCTGTCCACCGTCGAGGTCGGCAATGGCCCGGGGACGGCGCCCCGGGACGCCGCCGCGCCCGGCGGCTACGGTCTTATCGGGCTGGCCGAGCGGGTCGCCGCCCTCAACGGCAGCCTGCACTACGGGCCGTCCGGCTCCGGTGGCTGGCTGATCGCCGCCGGACTCCCCCTCGGCCAGGGCGCCAACGGCCGTCCGGAGCAGGGAACTTCATGATCCGTACGCTGATCGTCGACGACGACCGCCTGGTCCGCATCGCGCTCGCCGACATCCTCGCCGACGATCCGGGCATCACGGTCGTCGCACAGGCCGGCGACGGACAAGAAGCCCTCGACCTGGCCGCCGCGCAGACCATCGACGTGGCGTTGATGGACATACGCATGCCCCGCATGGACGGAATCACCGCCACCCAACGGCTGCGGGCCCTGCCCCGGCCACCCCAGGTCGTCATGCTCACCACCTTCGATCTGGACCAGTACGTGTACGACGGGCTCGCCGCGGGCGCCTCCGGTTTCCTCCTCAAGGACACCGACCCCGCCGAGATCGTCCGGGCCGTCCACGTCGTCGCCGAGGGGCAGGCCATGCTGCATCCGACGGCGGCCCGCCGCCTCGTCGACCGCTTCCACCGCACGGCCGGCGGCGGTGTACGGGCAGCTCGGGCCAGGGTCGAGCGGCTCACTCCCCGCGAGACCGATGTGTTCGGGCTGCTGGCCGACGGCGCGTCCAACGCGGAGATCGCCGCGGTCCTGGGCATGCGGGAAAGCACGGTCAAAGCCCATGTGAGCCGGATCCTGAGCGCCTTGGAAGTGGCCAACCGGGTACAGGCCGCGCTCCTCGCACGGGACGCCGCGCTGCACGGGGGCGAACGCGACCGGTCGGCACCGGGTGCCCCACGGGCGCGCGAGGAACCGCGCGACCAGCCGTCCACGGCCCGCGGACAACGGCGGGGCTTCAGGGGCGCGGGGAACGGCGCGAGGAGCGGGCACGGTCCTCACCCGTAAGCGGGTTGAGGGGCGCGGGGAACCGCGCGATCAGCCACGCACGGTCCCACAGGCGCACCCGTTCGCGCGGCGACGACCCCCCTGCGCAGGGCGGATACGCTCTACTCATGAGTAAGCCCCGCTCCCTCGCCCTCCCGCCCCGCACCCGTGCGTACCGGCTCCGCACCCCGCGTCAGGAGTTCGCCGTACTCGATTCGCGGCCCGCAGGGCAGCCGCGCGGGACCGTGCTCCTCGTGCCCGGGTACACCGGCAGCAAGGAGGACTTCCTCGCGCTGCTCGATCCGCTGGCGGACGCCGGGTACCGGGCCGTGGCGGTCGACGGGCGCGGGCAGTTCGAGAGCCCGGGGCCGCGGTGGCCGGCCGG
Encoded here:
- a CDS encoding class I SAM-dependent methyltransferase, with translation MDPTHVNPQPASAPETAVRCPATRPAFLREAARTFGTTGAVAPSSRRLADRLAAPMWPSAMVRRPAAVLEVGAGTGPVTRALAALTGPADRLDAVEINPRFVRVLRDALRTDPVMAAAADRIRILPGSITELRLDREYDVIVSCLPFTNFQPEQVRSILARYLSVLAPGGHLTFFAYLGTRVVRTALSGRAEAARHREVSSVIDEFARRHGGRQSVVWRNLPPARVWHLRVPERTGRRTAPAT
- a CDS encoding DUF3107 domain-containing protein, with translation MEVKIGVQHAPREIVLESGQSAEEVESAVADALAGKAQLLSLADDKGRRVLVPADKIAYVEIGEPAVRRVGFGAL
- a CDS encoding TetR/AcrR family transcriptional regulator, with amino-acid sequence MTAIEQTEAARPRGTRLPRRARRNQLLGAAQEVFVAQGYHAAAMDDIAERAGVSKPVLYQHFPGKLELYLALLDQHCESLLHAVRTALASTSDNKLRVAATMDAYFAYVEDEGGAFRLVFESDLTNEPAVRERVDRVSLQCAEAISDVIAEDTGLSKDESMLLAVGLGGVSQVVARYWLSSESTIPRDKAVTLLTSLAWRGIAGFPLHGTEGH
- a CDS encoding DUF3152 domain-containing protein, coding for MGRHSRPEESGDAAPIPQAPPAPEAEPTVASGSGRRRRQGRDAAHGGHHESAGTPASGTPRVRGGHPQHHEDGPARYGDRQGRPRPAERAPRDGGAPRIPGPRRSYTEAFDGPDTRSTATSHTVPVPLRDGTTGPDATNSTNKNKKAKDPKGPKGSRDPKDPKDPKDPKDPKDLKDPKGSRSPKASKASKGRTFTGIAAAAVTTVLAVVVAGQVTSDGAKHDAAGKSAADKARDEDGSASRGSGRSTPQIAPAVLTYDQKMAQQFPLDAKLKGSGDFETVPGAAAAPGKGHKYRYRVDLEKGLGLDGDLFAEAVQKTLNDDRSWAHGGAMTFERVSSGKPDFVITLASPGTTGVWCAKSGLDTTEDNVSCDSAATDRVMINAFRWAQGSVTFGWGKAMLTYRQMLINHEVGHRLGHNHVSCRTPGALAPVMQQQTKSLDIDGIQCRPNPWVYPQS
- a CDS encoding sensor histidine kinase, with product MLNADARRWPWWAEALLVVLVGELSVRTGVVGADGDALDPRVAGAAFASLSLLLRYRLPAVTAGVTTAAAAWLGDPLPLLIAVFHLASRGRTAVAAVAAVAALIGNHVLQPGHLLWSVRSYGPVMPFGLALALGLWANSRRRLVAGLTVRLDQLRVERELRVKQARLHERARIAAEMHDVLAHRLSLLALYAGALRRRADELPEPVAERIAQLRTTSKDALDDLRDVLGALRDHTDGGAARTPGLQDLSELLDEARSAGQRIEADVRGSAEGLPASHRLAVHRLVQESLTNARKHAPGAPVRVTVRYGPPLSTVEVGNGPGTAPRDAAAPGGYGLIGLAERVAALNGSLHYGPSGSGGWLIAAGLPLGQGANGRPEQGTS
- a CDS encoding ferritin-like fold-containing protein translates to METSDNATAAEETTPEPERTGIAAQDWTTASALPQYRAAVVDLLGALAYGELAAFERLADDAKLAPSLADKAELAKMASAEFLHFERLRNRLAQIDAEPTAAMEPFAKALDDFHQQTAPSDWLEGLVKAYVGDSIASDFYREVANHLDSDTRSLVLAVLDDTGHGNFAVEKVRAAIEADPRVGGRLALWARRLMGEALSQAQRVVAERDALSTMLVGGVDGVAAGFDLAAVGEMFTRITKAHTKRMAALGLAA
- a CDS encoding alpha/beta fold hydrolase, with the translated sequence MSSTELPETPAAAALAPRVSAVGVAEGEELRSVSLSGLTLTVRSRPGTGAGREPALYVHGLGGSSQNWSALMPLLADRLDGEAVDLPGFGDSPPPDNGDYSLSAHARTVIRLLESSGRGPVHLIGNSLGGAVSTRVAAVRPDLVRTLTLVSPALPELRVQRTAWPTVLVALPGVASLFAKLSRDWTAEDRTRGVLALCYGDPGRVSPEGFDAAVREMERRLQLPYFWDAMARSARGIVDAYTLGGQHGLWRQAERVLAPTLLVYGARDQLVSYRMARRAAAAFRDSRLLTLPDAGHVAMMEYPEAVARAVRELIDDNSGGGRRDDRGNRS
- a CDS encoding DEAD/DEAH box helicase, which produces MSPFPIQELTLPVALSGADIIGQAKTGTGKTLGFGLPLLERVTVPADVEAGRATSDQLTNTPQALVVVPTRELCQQVTNDLLTAGKVRNVRVLAIYGGRAYEPQVEALKKGVDVIVGTPGRLLDLAGQRKLDLSHVKALVLDEADEMLDLGFLPDVEKIIQHLPPKRQTMLFSATMPGAVIGLARRYMSQPTHIRATSPDDEGTTVANTEQFVYRAHSMDKPEMVARILQAEGRGLAMIFCRTKRTAADIAEQLAKRGFASGAVHGDLGQGAREQALRAFRNGKVDVLVCTDVAARGIDVEGVTHVINYQSPEEEKTYLHRIGRTGRAGKKGIAITLVDWDDIPRWQLINKALDLKFPDPPETYSTSPHLFEELKIPAGTKGVLPRGARTRAGLAAEEVEDLGETGGRGRKSAAAAPVVTEERPERTRTPRQRRRTRGGSQGEAVDTAPAPVAAPAADAVETVTEPRTPRRRRRTRVGAPSSAPQAAAAPVAQAAPVAVAEPVVAQAQAQVKAEPAAVAPVKAQSRRRPAPVAEPAPAAAEAKARRRRVRKADPASEVGFVTPESAALELARAAKAATTAAITVVAEAPAAVAPAVEAQAPVKARRTRTKKAAEAVEVVEAAPEAVAVTAVLEVEAPVKPRRTRTKKAAEAVEVVEAAPEVAEAPVKARRTRAKKTAEPVEAVEAAPEVAEAPVKARRTRAKKTAEPVEAVEAAPEAAEAPAKPRRTRAKKAVAVAEVAPEAAEAPVKARRTRAKKTAEAVEAAPEVAEAPVKARRSRAKKAVEAAPEA